A section of the Rhizobium sp. BG4 genome encodes:
- a CDS encoding NAD(P)-dependent oxidoreductase produces the protein MKVLVSGGTGLVGRYIVEELLNAGYQVIIGGRHAPLPRLFSRPVDFAPLSLDPDTDHIEAFDDAYFFVHAAFSHVPGKYRGGEGDDPKGFKRLNLDGTVKLFEAARRAGTRRCIFLSSRAVYGDAATSHLQTEDLLPKPDTLYGEVKLDCERALAHLAGPGFAAVSLRATGVYGDLLPNKWSGLIDDYLDGRSLPARAGTEVHGRDLGTAVRLMLEIEASRISGAVFNVSDITVDTRDILARIQAETGCSHTLPPAADKASLNRMQTAKLEGLGWKPGGLPLFAETVKTLARRLVPRPAQA, from the coding sequence ATGAAGGTACTGGTATCGGGCGGCACCGGTCTCGTCGGACGCTATATCGTCGAGGAACTGCTGAATGCCGGATACCAGGTCATCATCGGCGGACGCCACGCGCCGCTGCCGCGGCTGTTTTCCCGCCCCGTCGATTTCGCGCCGCTCTCGCTCGATCCTGATACGGACCATATCGAAGCCTTCGACGACGCCTATTTCTTCGTCCACGCAGCTTTCAGCCATGTGCCCGGCAAATACCGCGGCGGCGAAGGCGATGACCCCAAAGGTTTCAAGCGCCTCAATCTCGACGGCACGGTAAAACTCTTCGAGGCCGCCAGGCGCGCCGGAACCCGCCGCTGCATCTTCCTCTCCAGCCGCGCGGTCTATGGAGATGCCGCTACTTCTCATTTGCAGACCGAAGACCTGCTGCCGAAACCCGATACGCTCTATGGCGAGGTCAAGCTCGATTGCGAACGCGCGCTTGCCCATCTCGCCGGCCCCGGCTTTGCCGCGGTGAGCCTGAGGGCAACCGGCGTCTATGGCGATCTCCTGCCCAACAAGTGGAGCGGACTGATCGACGACTATCTCGACGGCAGGTCGCTTCCGGCGCGGGCGGGAACCGAGGTCCACGGCCGTGATCTCGGCACCGCCGTGCGGCTGATGCTCGAGATCGAGGCATCGCGGATATCGGGCGCGGTCTTCAATGTCTCCGACATCACCGTCGATACGCGCGATATCCTTGCCCGGATACAGGCAGAAACGGGCTGTTCCCACACACTGCCACCGGCGGCAGACAAGGCATCCCTCAACCGCATGCAGACCGCCAAGCTCGAAGGCCTCGGCTGGAAGCCGGGAGGCCTGCCGCTTTTTGCCGAGACCGTAAAGACGCTCGCCCGGCGATTAGTGCCAAGGCCCGCGCAAGCCTGA
- a CDS encoding glycosyltransferase yields MTQPSRHAYITLVTNPDYAKGATALINSLHQTGTKADLVILHTGAVTRADLAPFLDKGCRLIEVAHLPLSDAFNQRHARGNVHASAPFTKGRKPDFHTPLDNFCKLRLWELTEYDRVVFIDADAVVLRNIDRLFSYPEFSAAPNVYESLADFHRLNSGVFVATPSKETFARMLQALDAPDAFWPRTDQTFLQQFFPDWHGLPVYFNMLQYVWFTMPALWDWNSISVLHYQYEKPWETDHPKAAQLQPLINLWHALHAGKALPDLAAMNNPEVA; encoded by the coding sequence ATGACCCAACCCTCGCGTCACGCCTACATCACCCTCGTCACCAACCCCGACTACGCCAAGGGCGCCACCGCCCTCATTAACTCCCTGCACCAAACCGGCACGAAAGCCGACCTCGTCATCCTCCACACCGGCGCCGTCACACGCGCCGATCTCGCCCCATTCCTGGACAAGGGCTGCCGCCTCATCGAAGTCGCCCACCTCCCGCTCTCGGACGCCTTCAACCAGCGCCACGCCCGCGGCAACGTCCACGCCTCCGCTCCCTTCACCAAAGGCCGCAAGCCCGACTTCCACACGCCGCTCGACAATTTCTGCAAGTTGCGCCTCTGGGAATTGACCGAGTACGACCGCGTGGTCTTCATCGACGCCGATGCCGTCGTGCTGCGCAATATCGATCGCCTCTTCTCCTATCCGGAATTCTCTGCCGCCCCCAATGTCTATGAATCGCTTGCCGATTTTCACCGGCTGAACTCCGGCGTCTTCGTCGCCACACCCTCGAAGGAGACCTTCGCCCGCATGCTGCAGGCGCTCGACGCACCCGATGCCTTCTGGCCGCGCACCGACCAGACCTTCCTGCAGCAGTTCTTCCCGGATTGGCACGGCCTGCCCGTCTATTTCAACATGCTACAATATGTATGGTTCACCATGCCCGCGCTTTGGGACTGGAACAGCATTTCGGTGCTGCATTACCAATATGAGAAACCGTGGGAGACCGATCATCCGAAGGCGGCACAATTGCAGCCGCTGATCAATCTCTGGCACGCGCTCCATGCCGGCAAGGCGCTGCCGGATCTGGCAGCCATGAACAACCCGGAGGTGGCATGA
- a CDS encoding NAD-dependent epimerase/dehydratase family protein, translating to MKIAVMGGDGFIGWPTSLHLSDAGHDIHILDNLSRRWIDTELGVQSLTPMDSIQERTRIWHAETGRRIHFNLIDLSKDYELLKKWLGENRPDAIIHFAEQRAAPYSMKSDRHKNYTVNNNVSATHNLLNAMVELQLDAHLIHLGTMGVYGYSTVGAAIPEGYLSVGIETSAGETASQEILYPSNPGSIYHMTKCLDQLLFQFYAKNDALRITDLHQGIVWGTHTEQTRRHPQLINRFDYDGDYGTVLNRFLIQAAIGYPLTVHGTGGQTRAFIHIQDSVRCIELALKNPPARGSRVEIFNQMTETHRIRDLAEMIARMSGSEIIRLPNPRKEAPENELIVKNEKFRALGLDPITLEAGLLTEIVDVARKFAYRVDRSRVPAVSAWTKDIAATINHDPEGKRLKSVS from the coding sequence ATGAAAATTGCAGTGATGGGCGGAGACGGATTCATTGGTTGGCCCACCTCGTTGCATCTCTCCGACGCGGGCCACGACATCCACATCCTCGACAATCTCTCGCGGCGGTGGATCGACACCGAACTCGGCGTGCAATCGCTGACCCCGATGGACTCCATTCAGGAGCGCACCCGTATCTGGCATGCCGAGACCGGCCGGCGCATCCATTTCAATCTCATCGACCTCTCGAAAGACTACGAGCTCCTGAAGAAATGGCTCGGCGAGAACCGCCCTGACGCCATCATCCATTTCGCCGAACAGCGCGCCGCGCCCTATTCGATGAAGAGCGACCGCCACAAGAACTACACCGTCAACAACAATGTCAGCGCCACCCATAACCTGTTGAATGCCATGGTCGAGCTGCAGCTCGATGCGCATCTGATCCATCTCGGCACGATGGGTGTCTATGGCTATTCGACGGTGGGCGCGGCAATTCCCGAGGGATATCTCTCCGTGGGCATCGAGACCTCGGCGGGCGAGACCGCAAGCCAGGAAATCCTCTACCCGTCCAATCCCGGCTCGATCTATCACATGACCAAGTGCCTGGATCAGCTGCTCTTCCAGTTCTACGCCAAGAACGATGCGCTCCGGATCACCGACCTGCATCAGGGCATCGTCTGGGGCACCCATACCGAACAGACCCGCCGCCACCCGCAGCTGATCAACCGCTTCGACTATGACGGCGACTACGGCACGGTGCTGAACCGCTTCCTGATCCAGGCGGCCATCGGCTATCCCCTCACCGTCCACGGCACCGGCGGCCAGACCCGCGCATTCATCCACATTCAGGATTCCGTCCGCTGCATCGAACTGGCCCTGAAGAACCCGCCGGCCCGCGGCTCCCGCGTCGAGATCTTCAACCAGATGACCGAGACCCATCGCATACGCGACCTCGCCGAGATGATCGCCAGGATGAGCGGCTCCGAAATCATCCGGCTGCCGAACCCGCGCAAGGAAGCGCCGGAGAACGAGCTGATCGTGAAAAACGAGAAATTCCGCGCGCTCGGCCTCGACCCGATCACGCTCGAGGCCGGGCTGCTGACCGAGATCGTCGACGTCGCCAGGAAATTCGCCTACCGCGTCGACCGCTCCCGGGTACCTGCGGTGTCCGCCTGGACCAAGGATATTGCCGCGACGATCAATCATGATCCCGAGGGTAAGCGGTTGAAGTCGGTGTCGTGA
- the ybgC gene encoding tol-pal system-associated acyl-CoA thioesterase, translating to MVEDGFLIAGALTEEGHRLIQRVYYEDTDFSGLVYHARYLHFLERGRTDYLRCLGVEQRELITADEEGLVFVVHRMEIDFKTPARMDDILTIVTRTEKAGGAKMVLSQEIRRGETPLIAAKVIIAVINAKGRPRRLPEALAKQMLIETE from the coding sequence ATGGTGGAAGACGGTTTTCTGATTGCCGGGGCGCTGACGGAGGAGGGCCATCGGCTCATCCAGCGCGTCTATTACGAGGACACCGATTTCTCAGGCTTGGTCTATCACGCCCGCTACCTCCATTTCCTCGAGCGTGGCCGTACCGACTATCTGCGCTGCCTCGGCGTCGAGCAGCGCGAGCTGATCACTGCGGATGAGGAAGGGCTGGTCTTCGTCGTCCACCGCATGGAAATCGACTTCAAGACGCCGGCGCGGATGGACGATATCCTGACCATCGTGACGCGGACCGAAAAGGCCGGCGGCGCGAAGATGGTTCTGTCGCAGGAAATCCGCCGCGGCGAAACGCCGCTGATCGCCGCCAAGGTCATCATTGCCGTCATCAACGCCAAGGGCCGCCCGCGCCGTCTGCCGGAAGCATTGGCGAAGCAGATGCTGATCGAGACGGAATAG